From the genome of Solanum dulcamara chromosome 12, daSolDulc1.2, whole genome shotgun sequence:
GAAAGCGTGGTGGGCCCATAATCCACAGGTCCCCCAGGATCGAAACCTGGCTCTgatataattcttttttataaGGTATTGTATTTTCCTCTTATAATGGACGATGGTGAATTCTATGGCATCGTTAGACACTCAAGAGATCTTCACAAGACAGTGTAAAATAAAAGACTAAGAGGCACTCCAAGCGAGGAGACATAGCAAATATAGAACTTAACAAATACAAAACAAGAAATAATAGTTGGTAACAAGTGAATTTTTAGGATAACAAAGAACATAAATTTTTAGGATAACAAAGAACATAAAGGGGGAAGATCCCAAAGAGATAAATCATCAACATCATGAACATTCTCCATGTATTCTTGTACACCATTCACAGCATAAAGTGATGCTGATATCTGCCTTTCCACtttcattctctcaaattctGTACATCCCATTTCACTTATACTCTCATCCATAATAGGAAAATCAAACAATTCTTGAGCAAATTCAAACCCCCATGACACTTCAGCCTGTGAAGTACACGAACTCGAGCAACTCATCATATCAGGCTTATAAAAGTCGTCGTTATTGTTATCCTCAGATGAATTTAAATGAAGACACGTAGtcagtgaggattcatatagcctATCACAACTTGTTTGAGACTGATCCATAGTAGTCGGGATTGTTGTAGGCTTATATAAGTTGTTATCATCACAAGAATTAAGTACTTTTTCATgactttcttgaattttctcaCTAGAAACTGAATCAACTATACTACAAGTTGAAGCAAAAACAGCAGAGTTCCCCTGCTTGTTCTGTTTTGCAATTTTCTTACTATCAAGAAGATTTCTGATCCTGTAAGCAAGTTGAGAATCTGCTGAAACACGAGTAGTAACAAAGTTCGTTCGTGTGTTTGATCCACGAAGGAGACAAGCAGCTTCATCGTAAGCACGAGCTGCATCCTCAGCAGTTTCGAAAGTTCCAAGCCACATTCTTATTTTCTTATGTGTTGTGTCTTTAATCTCAGCTATCCATTTTCCTGAAGACCTTTGCCTTACACCAACAAACTTGTTACTATTACTATTCCTACTATTGCTTCTTTTTCTTCccttgatgaatttggttaCTTTCTTCATTGAGAATTCTtctttatgatgatgatgtgtttgAAAGTTAATTTCCATTGGAAACAAAGTTTATGTAAGAAGAAGAGGTAATTTGGAGTTTTGAGGATGTTTAGAGTTGAGAGCTGTTAAAAGGTTTTGTAGAAAGTTGCCTACATGTCTTTGTTTTTGTCGTCActacaataaaaatatttttagcggcaataaatatgcacattaaCAAAGAGTGCTAAAATCTTTACCGGCATAAGTTAATTGCCATTAAATCCAATGTCGCTATAGGCTTTAGCGACATTTACAAAAAAATGCCTTTAAAAAGACATTTTTAGTGGCAATTAAGTTATTGCCGTTAATTAATTGCTGctaaaaatcatttatttacaCAAATAAAGCTTTGAGACAAAGGCAGAGCTAGAATTTTGTGTTTATGACAAGGTCTAGGTGAAAGTCGCACTGGGGCTCCGCCCCTATTTTGAGAAATGGAAAAAACACTAGTAGGGAATGCTTCTTCTATGCCATGCAAATTTGAATTAGTCGAGTCAGTGAATATGAATGgttcttttaaaatttaaaaaataaaaatttgaggtATCTATAGTTCAGAAGTTGTCTTATTTtatgttgttttattttgtttgtttggtATTAGGTAATATTGttccttttttcttcttagaaaattgaagatttattattatatctTAAAAGATGACTCATTCCTcactattttgtgtactattttttctcttaaattTGATTAATGTTTGTGATTGATTTTCTCCAAGATTTTGGCTTTCAAGTTTCAATCCAAAATTCAATTAAATTCTGATTGACATGTTTACATTCTCAAGAACACTAATAACGACAATATATTTAGTGTAATTTCGTAAGTGAAGTTTGAGAAAGAtaagatatatacatatattatccCTACTTTTGAGTGGAACGAaattgtttctgatagaccTCCGACTCAAAAAAAGTGTAGTCAAAGCAAGATCCTCAAGATCATCAAAAAATCAAGTTATAGGTACTTTTAAATTCCCATATTAGCCGTCATGCAAACTTTGTCAAGTTAAAATTATGAAGATAAACAATTCAGATGAAAAGgtattattaaattatattgatgggaattttttttattctaaacATAAAATAAGGAAGATATTTTAATATGAAAGTTCTATTGGTTTATCATAGTTGGACTTGGTAAAAGGTTAGCATTATTTAAGTTGAATTAAATAATGAGAGGAAATTGCAAAGAATATGGAAATACTGCCACTTGGAGGCAAAATAGAGAGCTTCTTAAACAGTCCAAATAACAAAGGGTTAAAATTGATTTAGAGAAAATtccttaattttcttatttggATCGCATTATTAATTGATGCAAAGATAATGACCTAGCCATTATCTATTTGTAAATAAGTTGTACTATTCCAATTACCATCTTGCAATTTTTTTGTGTCAAAAAACGTCAAATTTGAACTTTTGGTTGGAATGTTAACTTCAAATTGAGTGACAAGGACAAGAAGGCTGCTAATATGAAAGAGTGAtaattttctctaaattttctcATATGATTAGATTACTTATAAATAATCACAAGTTAatcattataataaaaaaaaattactaaattacACATTATTAATTATCATATTTGCTAAAAGTCTCAaccatttaaattttttatcaaaatccCTTATTTTTAGTTAGTTCTACATGTTACAAAATCACTCTCTCTCCTCTAGAACCCTTTTCTCTCATACTCTCTATCCTCTAAAACCCTTTTCTATTAGTCTCTATCAATTTCAGATTCAAAAATACACGCAAATCACTgagtatatttttaatttatcgcCTAAAATCACTCATACGACTTAGAGGTTACAATCTATCATCTCATTTTGATTCTCAACTgcattttctctctattttcatagtttttagTTATTAAAGAGTTCGAGTCTTGTTTTTCAACGATTGCCAACTGCATTTTCTCTCTAATTGTTTAAtgttcaaatttttttaattcaaaatcatCTTAAGTTTTCTGATATCTATGAAAAAGATCCAAATCATTTAGTATTGGACTTACCCaactaatttttcaaaataatttagctATAATACCCTTTGTTTCTGATGTTGATGTTCATGGGTTTCAAGAAAATAGGTTAAATCAGAGGAATGAATCATTGAAGACAATGAATCTGCAAATGGCGAAGAGAAAGAATGATTAATCTTCGAATTTTGGGTCGGACTCTGAAGAGGCTTCTGAAAAAGCTTCtaagaaaaggggaaaaaagCTTTATCTGTAACTATAAGCCCAAAGCTTCAAAAGGTTCAATTTTTTgttatatatctatttatttttgatttaaatattatgtatCTTGAATAATAgatttattttgttattatgATTCATAACCAAATGTATCATCATCAAACCAATGTATCAGTACCTGTTTTATCATGAATcttcttaaaattattttaaatacaatgtATCTAGACTTATTAAGATGTATCAAAAAACAAACCAATGTATCATAATACATCTaatgtatcaattgtattcaaaGTATCATTCTCATACTAATGTATCACTCATACCATGACTGATAATTTGTAGTTTTAGTCagttatatttatgtatcactATATTATTATGTATCAGTTGTAGTTAAGATGAATATTAGTCTTCAATTCCATGTCCTAATACATAAGTTTATTGTTGTGTAtcatattcattattttttatttgatacacAAATTTACAAAATCTTAATCTTTTATCGTGTTCACAAGTATATATT
Proteins encoded in this window:
- the LOC129875869 gene encoding ethylene-responsive transcription factor ERN1-like — protein: MEINFQTHHHHKEEFSMKKVTKFIKGRKRSNSRNSNSNKFVGVRQRSSGKWIAEIKDTTHKKIRMWLGTFETAEDAARAYDEAACLLRGSNTRTNFVTTRVSADSQLAYRIRNLLDSKKIAKQNKQGNSAVFASTCSIVDSVSSEKIQESHEKVLNSCDDNNLYKPTTIPTTMDQSQTSCDRLYESSLTTCLHLNSSEDNNNDDFYKPDMMSCSSSCTSQAEVSWGFEFAQELFDFPIMDESISEMGCTEFERMKVERQISASLYAVNGVQEYMENVHDVDDLSLWDLPPLCSLLS